One part of the Tenacibaculum sp. 190130A14a genome encodes these proteins:
- a CDS encoding transglutaminase-like domain-containing protein produces MDIDTINNVLHRDVLTHAKYDKYFAVTPCKSTYLGDYTTTGGLEQMVKISLEYKNFAKKIARHLKGRTLSETVTNIYNFLYSHIQYQADGFDQQLRTPSCSWSSRFEGIDCKSYSVFASAILLNLNIDHSFRKVTQPSQPYRWSHVYVIIHSQGKTFIIDPTKKVNTEVTYIQKEDMKVQDKKLPYYGMHGDLTNSNSEIETIAHDTILTFRLFLQDLNNYGVSKSVTQQIESVVRRSTDSGINPKITLSPSYIKVNQTIIHYGITLPTPQGLGFLDEAVGVFSNLFGPEDRASVLARADAEAKRDISQAMTIANSQGKAAAIKFIDDKVSHHRRLVSKYKSANSKAKHRKIADDLEKFKVQSLLGSQPVGTTSHNYSQPSNQYSTTSVGLPVNTANPVNSSVRSQGSNMSTGKVVAIAGGGAVLVAALTYALTKKSKSNK; encoded by the coding sequence ATGGATATAGACACAATTAATAATGTTTTACATAGAGATGTATTAACTCATGCTAAGTATGATAAATACTTTGCTGTTACTCCATGTAAATCGACTTATTTAGGTGATTATACCACTACAGGAGGATTAGAACAAATGGTAAAGATCTCTTTAGAATATAAAAACTTTGCCAAAAAAATTGCGCGACATCTTAAAGGTCGCACTCTTAGTGAAACTGTAACAAATATTTACAACTTCCTATATAGCCATATACAATACCAAGCCGACGGATTCGATCAACAACTTAGGACTCCTTCTTGTAGTTGGTCGAGCCGTTTTGAAGGTATTGATTGTAAGAGTTATAGTGTTTTTGCAAGTGCTATTCTTTTGAATTTAAATATTGATCATTCATTTAGAAAAGTTACGCAACCTTCTCAACCTTATAGATGGTCTCACGTATATGTCATAATTCACTCCCAAGGCAAAACTTTCATTATAGATCCAACTAAGAAAGTTAATACAGAAGTAACATACATACAAAAAGAAGATATGAAAGTACAGGACAAAAAATTGCCATACTACGGAATGCATGGTGACCTTACAAACTCAAATAGTGAGATAGAAACTATCGCACATGATACCATTTTAACCTTTAGACTTTTTCTACAGGATTTAAACAATTATGGAGTTTCTAAAAGTGTAACTCAACAAATTGAATCTGTAGTTCGAAGAAGTACCGATTCAGGTATCAATCCAAAAATTACATTAAGTCCAAGTTACATTAAGGTAAATCAAACTATAATCCACTATGGAATCACTTTACCAACTCCCCAAGGATTAGGATTTCTTGATGAAGCTGTAGGGGTATTTTCTAACCTTTTTGGACCAGAAGATAGAGCCAGTGTTTTGGCTAGAGCGGATGCGGAGGCCAAAAGAGATATTTCGCAGGCGATGACTATTGCAAATTCCCAAGGTAAGGCTGCAGCCATCAAATTTATAGATGATAAAGTATCTCATCATAGAAGGTTAGTATCTAAATACAAGTCTGCCAATTCAAAAGCAAAACACAGAAAAATTGCAGATGATTTAGAAAAGTTCAAAGTTCAAAGTCTATTAGGGAGCCAACCAGTAGGTACTACTTCTCACAACTATTCGCAACCTTCTAATCAGTATTCAACAACTTCAGTTGGTTTACCAGTTAATACTGCTAATCCAGTTAATTCTTCTGTTAGATCACAAGGGAGTAACATGAGTACAGGTAAAGTAGTGGCCATTGCAGGAGGTGGAGCCGTATTAGTTGCAGCGTTGACCTATGCTCTGACTAAAAAATCAAAAAGTAACAAATAA
- a CDS encoding glycoside hydrolase family 108 protein: MSVFEKYIDDLTFIEGGYQNRADDPGNYNSEKELVGTNHGISAPVYERWIGRVPTEANMRAITKPIALQIIKAWYWDKVQASFINSQAVAENIADHAINAGTGSAAGIVQEVLNYEFNKDLSVDGVIGPMTIDAINSVDQTKLFQKFSQYRIDYYRSINNRSWLRIWENRVKYLARKFNIDIKKKV; the protein is encoded by the coding sequence ATGTCAGTTTTTGAAAAATACATTGATGACTTAACCTTTATTGAAGGAGGATATCAAAACCGAGCAGATGATCCTGGTAATTATAATTCAGAAAAAGAATTGGTTGGTACCAATCATGGTATTTCTGCTCCAGTTTATGAAAGATGGATTGGCAGAGTTCCCACAGAAGCTAATATGAGGGCAATTACAAAACCCATCGCTTTACAAATTATAAAAGCTTGGTACTGGGATAAAGTACAAGCTTCTTTTATCAATTCACAAGCAGTTGCTGAAAACATAGCGGATCATGCAATTAATGCAGGAACAGGAAGTGCTGCAGGAATTGTACAGGAAGTTTTAAACTATGAGTTTAATAAAGATTTGAGTGTCGATGGAGTAATTGGTCCAATGACAATTGATGCGATTAATAGTGTTGATCAAACAAAATTGTTTCAAAAGTTCAGTCAATATCGAATAGATTATTACAGGTCAATCAACAATCGTTCTTGGTTAAGAATATGGGAAAATAGAGTGAAGTATCTAGCCCGTAAGTTCAATATTGATATAAAAAAAAAAGTGTAA
- a CDS encoding ArdC family protein: protein MINRIIEQYNALDNNTINREVLEGLLSKTSLVKNTTDQTAVIYEKLKKLLDQNKDSEFFIELSKEIEPIDLDINEGMGIPLFKRPVRDYSQGMNGKINASEIYSMITDSMIKLIEKATGEGYVKEWQENRNDFMQPLNFISKKPYRGINQLLLTNFGFTTFENPFFLTFKQIERLGGKIKKGSKSKRIIYFTKLYVYSNKEYKLKIGTYDVKKFVRYINKHKDKISHFKKGGDLESFIRKNNVSLLKYYLVFNGSDVEGIDFKLEEFKAKFSRNENEIVEAAEEIVQQYPNPKPPLKHGGNDAYYSPTKDYVQMPKLKDFDSEQGYYATLFHEYIHSTGHKSRLDRFVPGDSFGSPAYAKEELVAEFGAVFLSAEAGILWRNNSNHAEYIKHWKGVLPNLKKDNRLLFNASKDAQKASDYILQRDENGEPKYLKKFTKKFNAKKSTNSNKKDVVAAGMNGEAVTVTLPSIKKVSVNLPERTGTVATTGAIKMQQSKTITSDSLSTEKQEVKKEQQRPATKEQQFCNKSATILQQENTAKNLNSDQMQQPLQQKETIVAITPPIRQEKKLKTNITTQKKNSVLTSSDINNMTFDTLTFSGEWADFMQEPAKTMKLAIWGKPKNGKTAGATKLANYLTNFGSVLYNFADQGINKSTQDLWKLSGLSEKSNAAATGIRDIKELDKLCASGQYDFVFIDMINTYIHRTGIKYFEFEEQFLKKYPNISFILIFEVTKTGNFKGDQGWTHLPDALITVDSFVMHNQGRYGVGEYVVWKEGLKKVNPKKYKEFFTEKLGQDNEVVHVNI, encoded by the coding sequence ATGATTAACAGAATTATTGAACAATACAACGCTTTAGACAATAACACAATAAACAGAGAAGTTTTAGAAGGTTTACTTTCTAAAACTTCTTTGGTAAAAAACACAACGGATCAAACTGCAGTGATCTATGAAAAGTTAAAAAAACTACTTGATCAAAATAAAGATTCCGAGTTTTTTATTGAATTATCTAAAGAGATTGAGCCGATTGATTTAGATATCAATGAAGGAATGGGAATTCCCCTTTTTAAAAGACCGGTTAGAGATTACTCCCAAGGAATGAATGGGAAAATAAACGCTTCAGAAATATATTCCATGATCACCGATAGTATGATCAAATTAATTGAAAAAGCAACCGGAGAAGGGTATGTAAAAGAGTGGCAGGAAAACCGAAATGACTTTATGCAGCCTTTAAACTTCATTTCTAAAAAGCCCTATAGAGGTATCAATCAATTATTATTAACCAATTTCGGGTTTACCACTTTTGAAAATCCATTTTTTCTAACATTCAAGCAAATTGAACGACTGGGAGGGAAAATTAAAAAAGGAAGTAAGAGTAAAAGAATCATCTATTTTACAAAGCTTTATGTTTATAGTAATAAAGAGTATAAACTAAAAATTGGTACCTATGACGTTAAAAAGTTCGTCAGGTATATAAACAAGCACAAGGATAAAATCAGCCATTTTAAAAAAGGAGGAGATTTAGAATCTTTTATTAGAAAAAATAATGTCTCCTTATTAAAGTACTATTTAGTTTTTAACGGATCAGATGTTGAAGGAATCGATTTTAAACTAGAAGAATTCAAAGCAAAATTTAGTAGAAATGAAAATGAAATAGTTGAAGCAGCAGAAGAAATAGTACAGCAATACCCAAATCCAAAGCCACCACTAAAACACGGAGGTAATGATGCTTATTATTCTCCTACAAAAGATTATGTTCAAATGCCAAAATTGAAAGATTTTGACTCAGAACAGGGTTATTATGCAACATTATTTCATGAGTATATTCATAGTACTGGCCATAAATCTAGATTAGATCGTTTTGTGCCAGGAGATTCATTTGGTAGCCCAGCGTATGCAAAAGAAGAATTAGTTGCAGAGTTTGGTGCCGTATTCTTATCGGCTGAAGCAGGTATTTTATGGAGAAATAATTCAAACCATGCCGAGTATATAAAGCATTGGAAAGGAGTTTTACCAAATTTAAAAAAGGATAATAGGTTATTGTTTAACGCAAGTAAAGATGCTCAAAAAGCTTCCGATTATATTTTACAAAGAGATGAAAACGGAGAACCAAAATATTTAAAGAAATTTACTAAGAAATTCAATGCAAAGAAGTCTACTAATAGCAATAAAAAAGATGTTGTTGCTGCAGGAATGAATGGTGAAGCTGTAACTGTTACTTTACCATCTATTAAAAAAGTATCAGTCAATTTACCTGAGAGAACTGGAACAGTTGCAACAACCGGTGCAATAAAAATGCAACAATCAAAAACCATTACCTCCGATAGTTTAAGTACTGAAAAGCAAGAAGTTAAAAAAGAACAACAACGGCCTGCAACAAAAGAGCAACAGTTTTGCAACAAAAGTGCAACAATTTTGCAACAAGAAAATACAGCAAAAAACTTAAATAGTGATCAAATGCAACAACCGTTGCAACAGAAAGAAACAATTGTTGCAATAACTCCACCGATACGTCAAGAGAAGAAATTGAAAACGAACATCACTACTCAAAAGAAAAATTCTGTATTAACTTCTTCAGATATCAACAACATGACTTTTGATACATTGACATTCTCCGGAGAGTGGGCAGACTTTATGCAAGAACCTGCTAAAACTATGAAGTTGGCAATTTGGGGAAAACCTAAAAACGGTAAAACGGCAGGGGCAACCAAATTAGCAAACTATTTAACCAACTTTGGAAGTGTACTTTATAATTTCGCTGATCAGGGTATTAATAAAAGTACGCAGGACCTTTGGAAACTTTCAGGTTTAAGTGAGAAGTCAAACGCTGCAGCAACAGGGATAAGAGATATCAAAGAACTTGACAAATTATGTGCCAGTGGCCAGTATGATTTTGTTTTTATAGATATGATCAATACCTATATACATAGAACTGGAATTAAATATTTTGAGTTTGAAGAACAATTTTTAAAGAAGTACCCAAACATTTCTTTTATTCTAATATTTGAGGTAACAAAAACTGGAAACTTTAAAGGTGATCAAGGCTGGACCCATTTACCAGATGCATTAATCACAGTTGATAGTTTTGTAATGCATAATCAAGGCCGTTACGGTGTTGGAGAGTATGTGGTTTGGAAAGAAGGATTAAAAAAGGTTAATCCTAAGAAATACAAAGAGTTCTTTACTGAAAAATTAGGTCAAGATAATGAAGTGGTTCATGTTAATATTTAG
- a CDS encoding choice-of-anchor D domain-containing protein, with the protein MRKKINMYFSAILFVLAFITSCDKDEEIMPAVFSITPVEKDFGIIEVEKSTNYSFEITNEGEAVLEIKEYAIIGTNASDFSINAVAVNIEKNDSYDFELTFAPLTIGIKEAVLEITTNVGVKNIALNGEGIAKPIPVIQFSESPVNFGNVLIEQNLSKNVTISNIGNADLEITSANISSGSTVFSITGSPSSLIKTIPSGDSYTFEVKFTPNSLGAASGILRLVNNSNASEINLEMNGIGIVPALPEINLSETGLNFGNVNIGSSSSDLTFDIQNNGQGNLEVSNINLSGANSSDFTLVGVSYPITILPNNSYTVTVRFTPQSEGRKYGRVNIVSNDPTKPNYALIIEGNGLSTTSNIVNIPDSNFKAALVANSSINTNGDSEIQISEAQSYSGVVRVDGLTISDLTGLEEFVNISEFHAMNNSLTSIDLSQNTAITRLSLTNNDLTSLDLSTNIILKTILIQNNNISSIDLTNHSSLVNFQCGNNNISNLVLPTTANGLRTLYLEQNKISTLDVSMYSDLRTLSVYNNNLTNLDISPNTKIRALHVRNNKLSSLNVANGNNVNFIYMVADRNTDLTCIQHDAGFDPLNPPNTAVNQWAKPSGASWSTTACP; encoded by the coding sequence ATGAGGAAAAAAATTAACATGTATTTTAGTGCTATTCTTTTTGTACTAGCATTCATCACAAGTTGTGATAAAGATGAAGAAATAATGCCTGCAGTTTTTTCAATCACTCCTGTAGAAAAAGACTTTGGTATAATTGAAGTAGAAAAATCTACAAACTATTCATTTGAAATTACAAATGAAGGTGAAGCCGTATTAGAAATTAAAGAGTATGCTATTATAGGAACTAATGCATCTGATTTTTCTATAAATGCAGTAGCTGTTAATATCGAGAAAAACGATTCATACGATTTTGAGCTTACTTTTGCTCCATTGACAATTGGTATAAAAGAGGCTGTTTTAGAAATAACAACTAATGTTGGTGTAAAAAATATAGCCTTAAATGGAGAAGGAATTGCCAAGCCTATCCCTGTAATTCAATTCAGCGAGTCTCCTGTTAATTTTGGAAATGTTTTAATTGAGCAAAACTTATCTAAAAATGTTACAATTAGTAATATTGGAAATGCAGATTTAGAAATTACTAGTGCTAACATTTCGAGTGGTTCAACAGTTTTTTCGATTACTGGATCTCCAAGTTCACTTATAAAAACAATCCCTTCTGGAGACTCATATACTTTTGAAGTTAAATTTACTCCAAACTCTTTGGGAGCCGCTTCAGGTATTCTAAGGTTGGTTAACAATTCTAACGCCAGTGAAATCAATTTAGAAATGAATGGTATAGGGATAGTACCTGCTCTACCAGAAATTAATCTGAGTGAAACAGGTTTAAATTTTGGTAATGTGAACATTGGTAGTTCAAGTAGTGATTTAACTTTTGATATTCAAAATAACGGGCAAGGAAACCTAGAAGTTAGTAATATAAATTTAAGTGGGGCTAACTCGAGTGATTTTACCTTGGTTGGCGTATCATATCCAATTACAATATTACCTAATAACTCATATACAGTCACTGTTAGATTCACCCCACAATCTGAAGGACGAAAGTATGGAAGAGTTAATATTGTAAGTAACGATCCAACTAAACCAAATTATGCTTTAATAATTGAGGGCAATGGTTTATCAACAACAAGTAATATTGTTAACATTCCAGATTCTAATTTTAAAGCGGCATTAGTGGCTAATTCTTCCATTAATACTAATGGGGATTCTGAAATCCAAATATCTGAAGCTCAGTCTTATAGCGGTGTTGTTCGTGTTGATGGTTTAACTATTTCAGATTTAACAGGTTTAGAAGAGTTTGTGAATATTTCCGAGTTTCACGCAATGAACAATTCCTTAACAAGTATAGATTTAAGCCAAAATACAGCAATTACTAGATTGTCTTTAACTAATAATGATTTAACTTCTCTTGATCTTTCAACAAATATTATCCTTAAGACGATTTTAATTCAAAACAACAATATTAGTTCGATAGATTTAACAAATCATTCTAGTTTAGTTAATTTTCAATGTGGAAACAATAATATTTCAAACTTAGTGTTGCCGACAACAGCTAATGGGCTAAGAACTTTATATTTGGAGCAAAATAAAATTAGTACGTTAGATGTTTCTATGTATTCAGATTTAAGAACTTTGTCTGTATATAACAATAATTTAACTAATCTAGATATTTCACCAAACACCAAAATAAGGGCATTACATGTTAGAAATAATAAATTATCAAGTTTAAATGTAGCTAATGGTAATAATGTAAACTTCATTTATATGGTGGCAGACAGAAACACTGATTTAACTTGTATTCAGCATGATGCTGGATTTGATCCTTTAAACCCTCCAAATACTGCAGTAAACCAATGGGCCAAACCATCTGGAGCTTCTTGGAGTACTACTGCATGCCCTTAA
- a CDS encoding histidine kinase — protein sequence MKKSLQTIVILILFCGKIFSQEPYYTKFTSDDGLVALANFNVVQDKDNLIWVGTKQGLFYYNGRKFIEVKNSISTTKSIFNLQIDNEGQIWCSTISGQIYRIVNKEFHLFKDFSKKLKGAFPHLIVMRNCVFFLSQKESYKINIKTGEVNKIDGQITKIVKSNNSFFYYNLSENNIITQIYQDEEEVVTRKIKCYGKFLLDKGKFQMFKWFDEIVIIPDKMTIKPFSIDINTRKLNRIKLPSSFKKLQVYNSKNYQDNWLLTSNGIYRSIEKRAISDAEHIFKGFHITDVLKDNENNFWLTTLQNGVFVVPNLGIRKKNFFDIKDDIISVETLPENHLLLGTQNGKLIDFNTQSNSYTQIDLLNQRPINRIRYDNVLGRAYVSTNGTNSYIYDVKSKRIREVGEQFATAKGLAQISKDSLIYLSYRHALVYTNLTKNKDHIVLENKRPISTFYDSINKLIYITYIDGAVVYDKNLNKVPVKYRNKPIILYKYTQTNNGKIWATSGDKILELKAEKVIDSLTYSKGLLRSPLKGLMSRECFLWIVTAKGIQRYNTNEKSIKTLNLTDKNTIKFKHPEIQNGYLWIPGNSFLCKIDLSILDSKQSKKVPLAYISNVKIGGKEEKLKTEYELPYKTNDITFNLNFNGFLASSKNVLEYKLLGFNTEWQTSELNDNIVRYIGIPSGNYEFLYRAKSLDGSIGKQSKGVKIIIHKPFWENWWFIVTVFIVSFFMIVIYYRIKLRLREKEVERELEKVILASRISKLKLENLRSQMNPHFIFNSLGAIQDYVMNNEKYLASDYLVKFSRLIRMYLNHSRINVISLKEELKSLEMYIALEQLRFENKFNVQFLIDKSINQNKVKIPPLFLQPFVENAIKHGLIHRKEEGNLLISITEDSAGIMIVTIDDDGIGRIKSSKINMKRQNHKSFAVNATKERVLLYKKEKLFNISIDFIDKVGENNEAIGTTVILKIKRI from the coding sequence ATGAAAAAGAGTTTACAAACAATTGTTATTCTTATATTGTTCTGTGGTAAAATTTTTTCCCAAGAACCTTACTACACAAAATTTACATCAGATGATGGATTGGTTGCATTAGCAAATTTCAATGTCGTACAGGATAAGGACAATCTAATTTGGGTTGGTACCAAACAAGGGTTGTTTTATTATAATGGGAGAAAATTTATAGAAGTTAAAAATTCGATTTCAACAACTAAAAGTATCTTCAATTTACAAATTGATAATGAAGGACAAATTTGGTGTTCAACTATTTCAGGACAGATTTATAGAATTGTAAACAAAGAGTTTCATCTTTTTAAAGATTTTTCTAAAAAGTTAAAAGGTGCTTTTCCTCACTTAATAGTTATGAGGAATTGCGTCTTTTTTCTTTCACAAAAGGAAAGCTACAAAATAAATATAAAAACAGGAGAAGTAAATAAAATAGATGGTCAGATAACTAAAATAGTAAAGTCAAATAATAGTTTTTTTTATTACAATCTAAGTGAAAATAATATAATTACTCAGATTTATCAAGATGAAGAAGAAGTTGTTACGAGAAAAATAAAATGTTACGGAAAGTTTCTTTTAGACAAAGGTAAATTCCAAATGTTCAAGTGGTTCGATGAAATTGTTATTATACCCGACAAGATGACAATTAAGCCATTCTCAATAGATATTAATACAAGGAAATTGAATCGAATTAAACTACCTAGTAGCTTTAAAAAGCTTCAGGTTTATAATTCTAAGAATTATCAAGATAATTGGTTATTAACATCAAATGGTATATATAGATCTATCGAGAAAAGAGCAATTAGTGATGCTGAACATATTTTTAAGGGTTTTCATATTACAGATGTTTTAAAAGATAATGAGAATAACTTTTGGTTAACCACACTTCAGAATGGTGTATTTGTGGTACCAAATTTAGGAATAAGGAAGAAAAATTTTTTTGATATAAAAGATGATATAATATCTGTAGAAACTTTACCTGAGAATCATTTATTATTAGGGACACAAAACGGTAAATTAATTGATTTTAATACTCAAAGTAATAGTTATACTCAAATTGATTTATTAAATCAGCGCCCAATAAATAGAATTAGATATGATAATGTTCTAGGTAGGGCTTATGTAAGTACAAATGGTACCAATAGCTACATTTATGATGTAAAAAGTAAAAGAATTAGAGAAGTTGGAGAGCAATTTGCAACGGCCAAAGGATTAGCTCAAATAAGCAAAGATTCATTAATCTATCTTTCATATCGACATGCTTTGGTATATACTAATCTTACAAAAAATAAGGATCATATTGTACTAGAAAATAAAAGGCCGATTAGTACTTTTTACGACTCTATAAATAAACTTATTTATATAACCTATATTGATGGAGCAGTAGTTTATGATAAAAATTTAAATAAAGTTCCTGTAAAGTATAGAAACAAACCTATTATTTTATATAAGTATACTCAAACCAATAATGGTAAAATATGGGCAACATCCGGTGATAAGATTTTAGAATTAAAGGCCGAAAAAGTTATTGATAGTTTAACTTACTCCAAAGGATTGTTAAGGTCACCCTTAAAAGGTTTAATGTCAAGGGAATGTTTTTTGTGGATTGTCACAGCAAAAGGTATACAAAGATATAATACAAACGAGAAAAGTATAAAAACTCTCAATTTGACGGATAAAAATACTATCAAATTCAAACATCCTGAAATTCAAAATGGTTATTTGTGGATACCAGGGAATAGTTTTTTATGTAAAATAGATTTGTCAATTTTAGATTCCAAGCAATCAAAAAAAGTACCATTAGCATATATTAGTAATGTGAAAATTGGAGGTAAGGAAGAAAAATTAAAAACCGAATATGAACTGCCCTATAAAACAAACGATATTACATTTAATTTAAATTTTAATGGATTCTTGGCTAGCAGTAAAAATGTTTTAGAATATAAACTTTTAGGTTTCAACACCGAGTGGCAAACATCAGAATTAAATGATAATATTGTTAGATATATTGGGATTCCATCCGGAAATTATGAGTTTCTATATAGAGCCAAAAGTTTAGATGGAAGCATTGGTAAACAGAGTAAGGGAGTTAAAATTATTATCCACAAACCTTTTTGGGAGAATTGGTGGTTTATCGTGACTGTTTTTATTGTATCATTTTTTATGATTGTAATATATTACAGAATAAAATTAAGATTGAGAGAAAAAGAAGTGGAACGTGAATTAGAAAAAGTGATTTTAGCTAGTAGAATAAGTAAATTAAAATTAGAGAATCTACGTTCTCAGATGAATCCACATTTTATTTTTAACTCTTTAGGAGCGATTCAAGATTATGTTATGAATAATGAGAAGTATTTAGCAAGTGATTATTTAGTTAAGTTTTCTCGTTTAATTAGGATGTATTTAAATCATAGTAGAATTAATGTTATATCTCTGAAAGAGGAATTAAAATCTTTAGAAATGTATATAGCATTAGAACAATTGAGGTTTGAGAATAAGTTTAACGTTCAATTTTTAATAGATAAAAGTATTAATCAAAATAAGGTTAAAATTCCTCCATTGTTTTTACAACCATTTGTAGAAAATGCAATAAAACATGGTCTTATTCATAGAAAAGAAGAAGGGAATCTATTGATATCAATTACAGAAGATTCTGCAGGTATAATGATTGTGACCATAGATGATGATGGAATAGGGAGAATAAAGTCTTCTAAAATTAATATGAAAAGACAAAATCATAAGTCCTTTGCCGTTAACGCAACGAAGGAAAGAGTTTTGCTATATAAGAAGGAAAAGTTGTTTAATATTTCAATAGATTTTATCGATAAAGTAGGAGAAAATAATGAAGCTATAGGAACAACTGTAATACTTAAAATAAAAAGAATTTAA
- a CDS encoding LytTR family DNA-binding domain-containing protein, with protein sequence MKVLIIDDEAKARSLMETLLTQFFPEIKKIVKADNLLNGVKQINKYEPDIVFLDIEMPEYSGLEILDFIPAPIKFQLIFTTAYQQYVREALRMSAIDYLIKPIDREELREAINKAKFNIEKNKVSVQFSELKKAILSLSSHKIALEVPGEIIFVTHEEILYLEADGMYTKVHLANHEKRLICKPLGYFENQLLNNNLFFRCHRSFLINLHYLEKFVKKDGDFLLMQNQIAIPISKTKKSDFLRIIKEVF encoded by the coding sequence ATGAAAGTTTTAATAATTGACGATGAAGCAAAAGCACGTAGTTTAATGGAAACATTGTTGACACAATTTTTTCCAGAAATTAAAAAAATTGTTAAAGCAGATAATTTATTAAACGGAGTAAAGCAAATAAATAAATATGAACCCGATATTGTTTTTTTAGATATTGAAATGCCTGAGTATTCCGGATTAGAAATTTTAGATTTTATTCCCGCTCCAATTAAGTTTCAATTAATTTTTACAACTGCTTATCAACAATATGTAAGAGAAGCATTAAGAATGTCAGCAATAGACTATTTAATAAAACCTATTGATAGAGAAGAGTTAAGAGAAGCTATAAATAAGGCTAAATTTAATATTGAAAAAAACAAGGTTTCAGTACAGTTTTCAGAATTGAAAAAGGCCATTCTTTCATTATCATCACATAAAATTGCATTAGAAGTTCCCGGAGAAATTATTTTTGTTACTCATGAGGAAATATTGTATTTGGAGGCCGATGGAATGTATACCAAGGTGCATCTTGCAAACCATGAAAAGCGACTAATATGTAAGCCTTTAGGGTATTTTGAAAATCAATTGCTCAATAATAATTTGTTTTTCAGATGTCATAGGTCTTTTTTGATTAATCTACATTATTTAGAAAAGTTTGTAAAGAAGGATGGTGATTTTCTACTTATGCAAAACCAAATTGCAATTCCAATATCCAAAACAAAAAAGAGTGATTTTTTAAGAATTATAAAAGAAGTCTTTTAA
- a CDS encoding SOS response-associated peptidase, with protein sequence MCYHISNRRREERALQDRFDATFEHPKVYQPYHHFNGWESKNLYIIRQEDPESIDFASWGLLPTGYDLSLRSEFLRITNTLNATRERLFESQLFNQFIHWQRCLIIADGFYEPHKDPDIKGSVPFYFQLKNKELFALAGVYSVIDDGINPLYSASIITTEANPLFKKIHNSPNSKGSYRMPLILNPSDEYDWLHSNNDEAIINTLLHTFTKSEFETYPVSQDIFKRVDSNRPDITNRVDYPELKISF encoded by the coding sequence ATGTGTTATCATATATCCAACAGGAGAAGAGAAGAAAGGGCACTACAAGACAGATTTGATGCCACTTTTGAACATCCTAAAGTATATCAGCCTTATCATCATTTTAATGGTTGGGAGTCTAAGAACTTATATATTATTAGACAAGAAGATCCAGAAAGTATCGATTTTGCTTCTTGGGGGTTGTTACCCACTGGATATGACTTATCATTAAGAAGCGAGTTTTTAAGAATAACCAATACGTTAAATGCAACTCGTGAAAGACTTTTTGAAAGCCAATTGTTTAATCAGTTTATTCATTGGCAAAGATGTTTAATTATTGCCGATGGTTTCTATGAACCACATAAGGATCCTGATATAAAAGGTTCGGTTCCATTTTATTTTCAATTAAAGAATAAAGAATTATTTGCGTTGGCAGGAGTGTATAGTGTTATTGATGATGGTATTAACCCACTTTATTCTGCAAGTATTATAACTACCGAAGCAAATCCATTATTTAAAAAGATTCATAATTCACCTAATAGTAAAGGGAGCTATAGAATGCCCTTAATTCTGAATCCTTCGGACGAATATGATTGGTTGCACTCTAATAATGATGAAGCTATAATAAATACATTATTACATACATTTACTAAATCTGAATTTGAAACCTACCCAGTTTCACAAGATATATTTAAAAGAGTAGATAGTAATCGTCCGGATATCACAAATCGGGTTGATTATCCTGAGTTGAAGATTTCATTTTAA